In Bacteroidia bacterium, a genomic segment contains:
- a CDS encoding ATP-binding cassette domain-containing protein: MEIILENLGKRYNQNWIFRGLTWTIPAGESLAILGNNGSGKSTLLQMILGSQTGSEGSIRFVDQSEEIPSEKNYRVCSIAAPYLDLFEELSLIENFQFAHQFHSLSCTLNDFLEITGLAAAKERQLKFFSSGMKQRVKLGLALLSTKPVVLLDEPCSNLDAEGMQWYNRMVADYHKNRILIVSSNSDPTEMGFCKTTIDIRNYKNNG, translated from the coding sequence TTGGAAATTATTCTTGAAAATCTTGGCAAACGGTATAACCAGAACTGGATTTTCAGAGGTTTAACTTGGACCATACCGGCCGGGGAATCTTTGGCTATATTGGGCAACAATGGTTCGGGCAAATCCACCCTACTACAAATGATACTGGGAAGTCAAACCGGTTCGGAGGGAAGTATTCGATTTGTAGATCAATCGGAAGAAATACCTTCTGAAAAAAATTACCGGGTTTGCAGTATTGCCGCTCCCTATTTGGATTTGTTTGAAGAATTAAGTTTGATAGAGAATTTTCAATTTGCCCATCAATTTCATTCGTTGTCGTGCACGCTGAACGATTTTTTGGAAATTACCGGCTTAGCGGCAGCAAAAGAGAGGCAATTGAAGTTTTTTTCTTCGGGTATGAAACAACGTGTCAAATTAGGGCTTGCCTTGTTATCGACAAAACCGGTGGTATTATTAGATGAGCCATGCTCCAATTTGGATGCTGAAGGAATGCAGTGGTATAATCGAATGGTCGCCGATTATCATAAAAACAGAATACTCATTGTAAGTTCCAATTCTGACCCTACGGAAATGGGCTTTTGCAAAACTACTATAGATATTCGAAACTATAAAAACAATGGATAA
- a CDS encoding DUF885 domain-containing protein, translating to MKKALFLPIMIFLFSCGGSGNDQGQGVPSPDNAFAILKENFINDLWKMYPTWASSQGYHQYDHLLVPYDEAFRVKEAEFVKSWQEKLNQYDPAQLSPADRTDYFMIKNQLESTGFYAQEFKSYEWDPSYYNVGSAFGEIINGSYAPLNQRMKSVLEKLNGVPAYYENAKKQLKNPTLEHTELAISQNRGSMGLFNSALLDSCKVAQFTAEETTTFEARMKLALAAIEGYANWLEKEVKPGLAKSGKSFRIGKEMFEKKFAYDIQSKYKAEEIYQIAIQHKKELHGEMYKLTTQMWSKYFQKEKMPTDSLVAIRQMIDKLSLKHSKPENFQQDIEKQIPQLAQFVKDKNLLYLDPSKPLEVRKEPAYMAGVAGASISAPGPYDKDAKTYYNVGSLASYSKEKAESYLREYNDYILQILNIHEAIPGHYAQLVYSNQSPSLVKAILGNGAMVEGWAVYTERMMIENGYGNNEPEMWLMYYKWNLRATCNTILDYGIHCLNMSEQDAMDLMMRQGFQQEAEAQGKWRRATLTQVQLSSYFTGFSEIYEFREDLKKEQGKDFSLKAFHEKFLSYGSAPVKFVRELMEMEKGE from the coding sequence ATGAAAAAAGCACTTTTTTTACCAATTATGATTTTTTTATTCTCTTGCGGAGGTTCAGGTAATGACCAAGGGCAAGGTGTTCCAAGTCCTGACAATGCTTTTGCTATTCTAAAGGAAAACTTTATTAATGACTTATGGAAGATGTATCCAACATGGGCCAGTTCGCAAGGTTATCACCAATATGATCATTTATTGGTACCCTATGATGAAGCATTCCGAGTTAAGGAAGCAGAATTTGTAAAATCCTGGCAGGAGAAATTGAACCAATATGACCCGGCACAATTGAGTCCGGCAGATCGTACCGATTACTTTATGATTAAGAACCAATTGGAGTCGACCGGATTTTATGCGCAAGAGTTTAAATCCTATGAATGGGATCCAAGCTATTACAATGTTGGTAGTGCTTTTGGAGAAATTATTAATGGAAGTTATGCTCCATTAAACCAGCGGATGAAAAGCGTTTTAGAAAAGCTTAACGGTGTTCCTGCCTATTATGAAAATGCCAAGAAGCAGCTCAAAAACCCAACGTTGGAGCATACGGAATTAGCTATAAGTCAAAACAGAGGAAGCATGGGCTTATTTAATTCTGCCTTGTTAGACAGTTGTAAAGTTGCCCAATTTACAGCCGAAGAAACCACCACTTTTGAAGCCAGGATGAAATTAGCATTGGCAGCCATAGAAGGTTATGCCAACTGGTTGGAAAAGGAAGTTAAGCCTGGCTTAGCCAAATCAGGCAAATCATTCCGAATTGGAAAAGAAATGTTTGAGAAAAAATTTGCTTACGACATTCAGAGCAAGTATAAAGCAGAAGAAATTTATCAAATTGCCATTCAACACAAGAAGGAATTGCATGGAGAAATGTACAAGCTTACCACGCAAATGTGGAGCAAGTATTTTCAAAAGGAAAAAATGCCAACGGATTCTTTAGTTGCCATCCGACAAATGATAGACAAACTTTCATTAAAGCATAGCAAACCTGAGAATTTCCAGCAGGACATAGAAAAGCAAATTCCACAGTTAGCCCAATTTGTGAAGGATAAAAATTTATTATACCTGGATCCATCCAAACCATTAGAAGTTCGAAAAGAACCGGCGTACATGGCAGGGGTTGCAGGAGCATCCATCAGTGCTCCTGGTCCTTATGACAAAGATGCCAAAACATACTACAATGTAGGCTCATTGGCCTCCTATTCGAAAGAAAAAGCAGAAAGTTACTTACGTGAATATAACGATTACATACTCCAAATATTAAACATACACGAGGCTATTCCCGGACATTATGCCCAATTGGTTTACAGCAATCAAAGTCCGAGTTTGGTAAAGGCCATTTTAGGAAATGGAGCTATGGTTGAAGGTTGGGCAGTATACACTGAACGAATGATGATTGAAAACGGTTATGGAAATAACGAACCGGAAATGTGGCTAATGTACTACAAATGGAACCTGAGGGCCACCTGTAATACCATTTTGGACTATGGTATTCATTGTTTAAATATGTCAGAGCAAGATGCTATGGATTTAATGATGCGCCAAGGTTTTCAACAGGAGGCGGAGGCCCAGGGTAAATGGAGAAGGGCAACATTAACCCAGGTACAATTGTCGAGTTATTTCACCGGGTTTAGTGAGATTTACGAATTCAGGGAAGATTTAAAAAAGGAGCAAGGAAAAGATTTCAGCTTAAAAGCATTTCATGAAAAGTTTTTAAGCTATGGTTCAGCACCAGTGAAATTTGTGAGGGAATTGATGGAAATGGAAAAGGGAGAATGA
- a CDS encoding peptidoglycan synthetase — MKHIHFIAIGGAAMHNLALALHEKGYKVTGSDDEINDPSKSRLAAKDLLPEQIGWFPEKIEAGPDEVILGMHARKDNPELIKALELGIRVFSYPEYLYEQTKDKKRIVVGGSHGKTSITAMIMHCLRSNRVDFDYMVGSQVQGFDTMVSLNNTSRLAVFEGDEYLTSPIDLRPKFHLYKPHFAIISGIAWDHINVFPTFDNYVDQFRQFIHLIEPHGKLAFCQDDPVLAQLCQEDFSSIQVFPYSAHPHQIIDGKTYLITPEGAKVGLKIFGYHNLMNLEAARLACVDAGLTKEQFYNAIAGFTGAARRLEWMGGTETMDVYRDFAHSPSKLKATTDAVKAQFPYRTLVACMELHTFSSLNENFLNEYAGSMDLADIAVVYFNPHTIAHKKLKPITPAQVKEAFKRTDLQVFTDSQLLKDFLISKNYGHSNLLLMSSGTFDGIDIKQLASELKS; from the coding sequence ATGAAGCACATTCATTTTATAGCAATTGGAGGAGCAGCGATGCATAACCTAGCTTTGGCATTGCATGAAAAAGGATATAAAGTTACCGGCAGTGATGATGAAATAAATGACCCATCCAAAAGCCGATTAGCTGCGAAAGATTTATTACCGGAACAAATAGGTTGGTTCCCGGAGAAAATTGAAGCCGGCCCGGATGAAGTCATTTTAGGAATGCATGCCCGAAAAGACAACCCGGAATTAATTAAAGCCCTAGAGCTTGGAATAAGGGTATTTTCATATCCCGAATATTTATACGAACAAACCAAGGATAAAAAACGAATAGTTGTTGGTGGAAGTCATGGAAAAACCAGCATTACTGCCATGATTATGCATTGCTTACGCAGCAACAGGGTAGATTTCGACTACATGGTTGGTTCACAAGTACAAGGTTTCGATACCATGGTCAGTTTAAATAACACTTCCAGGCTGGCTGTTTTTGAAGGTGACGAATACCTGACCTCACCAATTGATTTAAGGCCCAAGTTCCATTTATACAAACCACATTTTGCCATTATCAGCGGAATTGCCTGGGATCATATTAATGTATTTCCGACGTTTGATAATTATGTGGATCAATTCAGACAATTTATTCATTTAATAGAACCCCATGGGAAATTGGCATTTTGCCAGGACGACCCGGTTTTAGCGCAACTTTGTCAGGAAGACTTTTCATCGATTCAGGTTTTTCCATATTCGGCGCATCCCCACCAAATTATTGATGGAAAAACATACCTTATTACACCGGAAGGAGCTAAGGTTGGTTTAAAAATTTTTGGATACCACAATTTAATGAATTTAGAAGCGGCCCGACTAGCTTGCGTGGATGCCGGATTAACTAAGGAGCAGTTCTATAATGCCATTGCAGGATTTACAGGTGCTGCCAGGCGATTGGAATGGATGGGAGGCACTGAAACCATGGATGTTTACCGTGATTTCGCCCATTCTCCATCCAAGTTAAAGGCCACCACGGATGCTGTAAAAGCCCAATTCCCATATCGCACCTTGGTAGCCTGTATGGAACTTCATACTTTTAGTTCCTTGAATGAGAATTTCTTGAACGAATATGCCGGTTCCATGGATTTAGCCGATATTGCCGTGGTTTATTTCAATCCACATACCATCGCTCATAAAAAGCTAAAGCCCATAACACCTGCTCAGGTTAAAGAAGCTTTTAAACGAACCGACCTCCAAGTTTTTACCGATAGTCAATTATTAAAAGACTTTCTTATTTCAAAAAACTATGGCCATTCAAATCTCCTATTGATGAGTTCAGGAACCTTTGATGGCATCGATATCAAGCAACTTGCTTCCGAACTAAAATCCTAA
- the efp gene encoding elongation factor P, translated as MANTGDIGVGTFIRFNGELCQILEYQHRTPGNLRAFYQAKMRNIRTGKLIENRFRAGESVDVVRVEYKEYQYIYSEGENFVVMDIETYDQIYIPAELLGGSLDLLKEGIMVKVSFEGDNPITAEPPTFVELEVTYTEPGLKGDTATNTLKPATLETGAKINIPLFVNQGEKIKIDTRDRSYVERVK; from the coding sequence ATGGCTAATACTGGAGACATCGGAGTAGGAACGTTTATCCGATTCAATGGCGAACTTTGCCAAATCCTTGAATACCAACACCGCACCCCAGGTAATTTGCGGGCATTCTACCAAGCAAAAATGCGAAACATCCGCACGGGGAAATTGATTGAGAATCGTTTTCGTGCAGGCGAATCGGTAGATGTGGTTCGTGTAGAATACAAAGAGTACCAATACATTTATTCGGAGGGAGAAAACTTCGTTGTAATGGATATTGAGACTTATGATCAAATTTACATTCCGGCTGAATTGTTGGGAGGAAGTTTGGATTTGTTGAAAGAAGGAATCATGGTAAAAGTTTCGTTTGAGGGTGATAATCCGATTACGGCTGAGCCACCCACTTTTGTTGAATTGGAGGTTACCTATACGGAACCTGGTTTAAAAGGAGATACGGCAACCAATACCTTAAAACCAGCCACACTTGAAACCGGTGCAAAAATCAATATTCCTCTTTTCGTTAACCAAGGGGAAAAAATTAAAATCGACACCCGCGACAGATCATACGTTGAAAGGGTAAAATAA
- a CDS encoding DASS family sodium-coupled anion symporter: MYYIKLFLGPILFVLVGFIIQPTGKAEADYTAGIACWMAAWWMVEVVHLMVTSFLPIIMFPLLGIADSKIIAAQYMDQVIFLFIGGFIMGFAIEKTGLHKRIAFGIMGKIGSNPTGLLAAVMLSAYLISNWISNTATTMLLLSAVTSIVSNLGLEPGGKSSYPSALLIGLAYSASIGGMATLVGTPPNMVFMGFYNEHFPNQMEMDFLKWSSLGFPISLLLLGFTFGVLWLFFIRKEAVKHFKISERKLEPEKWSPEEKVVAMVFFAAAFLWLTRSDIEIASVSWKGWSRLFPKDFVQDSTVAMLASLVLMALPVFHRGEDSETSSRFRPILQFSDVKGLPFDIILLFGSGFALSKGFEISGLSNWLASQLVVFKGTSLILLLIGLCLLVTIISEFASNVASIQLVLPILLPLASVLGVDPLVLMIPATLSASLGFMLPVATAPNTIVFGTGFIRTKEMMKVGWLIDLGGIVIISLISWLTFKG, encoded by the coding sequence ATGTATTACATCAAACTTTTCCTTGGCCCTATATTATTCGTTTTGGTTGGTTTCATTATTCAACCTACAGGAAAGGCTGAAGCAGATTATACAGCCGGAATAGCCTGTTGGATGGCCGCTTGGTGGATGGTTGAAGTGGTTCATTTGATGGTCACCTCTTTTTTACCTATAATTATGTTTCCCCTATTGGGAATTGCAGACTCGAAAATCATTGCAGCCCAATACATGGACCAGGTAATATTCCTTTTTATTGGTGGTTTTATCATGGGTTTTGCAATTGAAAAAACAGGCTTACATAAACGCATAGCATTCGGGATAATGGGAAAAATCGGGTCTAATCCTACCGGATTACTAGCAGCAGTAATGCTTTCAGCGTACCTGATTTCCAATTGGATAAGCAACACCGCCACCACCATGCTATTACTTTCCGCGGTTACTTCAATTGTTAGTAATTTAGGATTAGAACCGGGAGGGAAAAGCAGTTATCCATCGGCTTTATTAATAGGTCTGGCCTATTCAGCTTCCATCGGAGGAATGGCAACTTTAGTCGGAACCCCACCCAACATGGTTTTTATGGGTTTTTATAATGAACATTTTCCAAATCAAATGGAAATGGATTTTCTAAAATGGTCCAGTTTAGGTTTTCCAATTTCCTTGCTTTTGTTAGGCTTTACTTTTGGGGTTCTGTGGTTGTTTTTTATTCGAAAGGAGGCAGTAAAACATTTCAAAATTTCTGAAAGAAAACTTGAACCGGAAAAATGGAGTCCGGAGGAAAAAGTGGTTGCTATGGTATTTTTTGCAGCTGCATTTTTATGGTTAACACGATCAGACATTGAAATTGCATCTGTTTCGTGGAAAGGATGGAGTCGATTATTTCCCAAAGATTTTGTTCAGGATAGTACAGTTGCCATGTTAGCCTCCTTGGTTTTAATGGCTTTACCGGTATTTCACCGCGGTGAAGATTCCGAAACTTCTTCCAGGTTTCGCCCAATACTCCAATTTAGTGATGTGAAAGGTTTACCCTTTGATATTATTTTACTTTTTGGAAGTGGATTTGCACTCTCCAAGGGATTTGAAATTTCAGGTTTAAGTAATTGGCTAGCCTCCCAACTGGTAGTATTCAAAGGCACATCTTTAATTCTATTGTTGATTGGATTATGCCTCTTGGTAACCATAATTAGTGAATTTGCTTCCAATGTAGCTAGCATACAATTGGTTCTACCCATATTACTTCCACTTGCATCTGTTTTGGGAGTAGACCCCTTGGTTTTGATGATACCGGCCACCTTATCGGCATCGCTTGGGTTTATGTTACCGGTGGCCACAGCACCCAATACCATCGTTTTTGGTACCGGATTTATCCGAACCAAAGAAATGATGAAAGTAGGATGGTTAATTGACTTGGGAGGAATTGTAATCATTTCGTTAATTTCCTGGCTTACCTTCAAGGGATAA
- a CDS encoding DMT family transporter, with amino-acid sequence MSSKIAPISLGRAYVYMHVSIFLWGFTGVLGKLIELPEVLLILFRLVITVPTLALVAWQKGSFFIPNVKQMKSLALVGCILIIHWIGFYGSIKYSNVTVALSCFSSTSIFTALLEPVMLGRRFRWDELLFGSVVALGIVLIFNFQAEFGVGILLAILASVTAALMSILNKKLVPDLPAEGIMFYEMLSGGIFLLALLPMYLSTFQTDKLYPTLQDWGYLTFFSLVCTVLAGILSLRSLSKLSPFTLNLSLNLEPVYGILVAFWLFEEHKQMNSGFWIGGGLIFLTVVVHGFLKYREYSRKKTSLIK; translated from the coding sequence ATGAGTTCGAAAATTGCTCCAATTAGTCTGGGTAGGGCCTATGTGTACATGCATGTGTCCATATTTTTATGGGGATTTACAGGCGTTTTAGGTAAACTGATTGAACTTCCGGAAGTATTATTGATCCTATTTCGTTTGGTAATAACTGTACCAACCTTGGCTTTGGTAGCTTGGCAAAAAGGCAGTTTTTTCATTCCTAATGTAAAGCAAATGAAGTCATTAGCTTTGGTAGGCTGTATATTAATAATTCATTGGATTGGATTTTATGGATCAATTAAATACAGCAATGTTACCGTAGCATTGAGTTGTTTTTCTTCGACTTCCATTTTCACTGCCCTGTTAGAACCGGTGATGTTAGGAAGGCGATTTAGGTGGGACGAGCTATTGTTTGGATCGGTTGTAGCACTAGGTATTGTGTTGATATTCAATTTTCAGGCTGAATTTGGGGTAGGAATTTTATTAGCCATTTTAGCATCTGTAACGGCAGCATTGATGTCGATATTAAACAAAAAACTAGTACCTGATTTACCAGCAGAAGGGATTATGTTTTACGAAATGCTGAGTGGTGGTATTTTTTTGTTGGCTTTATTGCCCATGTATTTAAGTACTTTTCAAACCGACAAACTATATCCAACCCTTCAAGATTGGGGCTATTTAACCTTTTTCAGTTTAGTTTGTACGGTTTTGGCCGGAATACTTTCATTACGAAGTTTAAGCAAACTATCTCCTTTTACCTTGAATTTATCCTTGAATTTAGAGCCAGTTTATGGAATATTGGTAGCCTTTTGGTTGTTTGAAGAACATAAGCAAATGAATTCAGGTTTTTGGATTGGCGGGGGATTAATTTTTCTAACGGTGGTGGTTCATGGTTTTCTAAAATACAGGGAATATTCAAGGAAGAAAACATCTTTAATAAAATAA
- a CDS encoding metallophosphoesterase — protein MSNRRNFIKSIPVLGAGLAISGSDALALNAPIHVHKRRNFRIAHLTDIHVEPGSVAPKGMAKALQKAQTLPDK, from the coding sequence ATGTCAAATCGAAGAAATTTTATTAAATCCATTCCGGTATTGGGTGCAGGTTTAGCCATTAGCGGGAGTGATGCATTGGCCTTAAATGCTCCCATTCATGTGCATAAAAGACGAAATTTCAGAATAGCACACTTGACCGACATTCATGTTGAACCGGGATCTGTTGCGCCAAAAGGCATGGCAAAAGCTCTTCAAAAAGCCCAAACCTTACCTGACAAG
- a CDS encoding tryptophan 7-halogenase: MNMHKTDILIIGAGPSGCVAAGICKKEGFNVTVVEKQKFPRFVIGESLLPRCMEHLEAAGLLDAVKEQGYQQKFGAKFVKDGKVCTFTFADQFTEGWKWTWQVPRAHFDQVLATEIEKQGIPVWFEHGVTDIKINGTDSITTVVDKDGNSKTIEAKYIIDASGYGRVIPRLFGLDKPSSFPPRKALFAHFIDHKRPEGEDGFRITVVAHKVDVWIWIIPFSNGITSVGFVGEPHYFNDYPGNTMEDKLRAMLESDVNTRDRFRDCKLALETQTIEGYSIGSTKFYDKGFVLTGNATEFLDPVFSSGVTLATESGATAARAVCKFLQGQEVDWEKDYVEHCQQGINTFRSYVAGWYDGTLQDIFFASNTKPEFKNQICSVLAGYVWDTTNPFVKKHNRLLKTLSEVIRIEEEKLATA; encoded by the coding sequence TTGAATATGCATAAGACCGATATTTTAATCATTGGAGCAGGACCTTCAGGATGTGTTGCTGCCGGAATTTGTAAAAAAGAAGGGTTCAACGTTACGGTGGTAGAAAAGCAAAAATTTCCACGTTTTGTAATTGGAGAAAGTTTACTTCCTCGGTGTATGGAACATCTGGAGGCTGCCGGATTATTGGACGCTGTTAAAGAACAAGGCTATCAACAGAAATTTGGTGCCAAATTCGTTAAGGATGGCAAAGTATGCACCTTTACCTTTGCTGATCAATTTACCGAAGGTTGGAAATGGACCTGGCAAGTTCCTCGCGCTCATTTTGATCAGGTGCTCGCAACAGAAATTGAAAAGCAAGGAATTCCGGTATGGTTCGAACACGGAGTTACGGATATTAAAATCAATGGCACCGATTCTATAACAACGGTGGTAGATAAGGATGGAAACTCTAAAACCATTGAAGCAAAATACATCATTGATGCTAGTGGGTATGGAAGGGTTATTCCAAGGTTGTTCGGTTTAGATAAACCTTCCTCCTTCCCCCCAAGAAAAGCATTGTTCGCACACTTTATAGACCATAAAAGGCCGGAAGGGGAAGATGGATTCCGGATAACCGTTGTAGCTCATAAGGTGGATGTTTGGATTTGGATAATACCATTTTCCAATGGTATAACTTCGGTTGGTTTTGTAGGTGAACCTCACTATTTTAATGACTACCCCGGAAATACCATGGAAGATAAATTAAGAGCCATGTTGGAAAGTGATGTGAATACCAGAGATCGTTTTAGGGATTGTAAACTAGCCCTGGAAACTCAAACAATTGAAGGATATTCCATCGGAAGTACCAAATTCTATGATAAAGGATTTGTATTAACCGGAAATGCAACTGAATTCTTAGATCCGGTGTTCTCTTCCGGTGTAACCTTGGCTACTGAAAGTGGTGCAACAGCAGCTCGTGCCGTATGTAAATTCCTTCAAGGTCAGGAAGTTGACTGGGAAAAGGATTACGTGGAACATTGCCAACAAGGTATCAATACTTTTCGCTCCTACGTTGCAGGATGGTATGATGGAACTTTGCAAGACATTTTCTTTGCATCGAATACTAAACCTGAATTCAAAAATCAAATTTGTTCGGTCCTTGCAGGATACGTTTGGGATACCACCAATCCTTTCGTTAAAAAACATAACAGACTTCTTAAAACCCTATCCGAAGTAATTCGAATAGAAGAAGAAAAGCTTGCTACTGCTTAA
- a CDS encoding hydroxymethylglutaryl-CoA lyase — translation MDKVYLTECPRDAMQGIKEFIPTETKINYLNLLLKCGFDILDFGSFVSPKAIPQLQDTAEVLDSLDLSNSNTELLSIVLNERGAKDALQYSEISYLGLPFSISETFQQRNGNSSIEENLQRLEQIQNLAVKANRNLLVYISMAFGNPYGDPWNTEIALQWTERISKMGIEYISLADTIGSSTPESISYMFKALIPAFPKVKFGAHLHTTPDKWEEKVEAAYNNGVRRFDGALKGFGGCPMASDKLTGNMPTENLYSWINNHDSVYWLDPSAFGEAMAVANEIFTQYH, via the coding sequence ATGGATAAGGTTTACCTAACTGAATGCCCTCGTGATGCCATGCAAGGGATTAAGGAATTTATTCCAACCGAAACCAAAATCAATTATCTGAATTTGCTGCTTAAATGTGGTTTTGATATACTTGACTTTGGAAGTTTTGTATCTCCAAAAGCCATTCCCCAATTGCAGGACACGGCGGAAGTGCTGGATAGTTTGGATTTATCCAACTCCAATACCGAGTTATTGTCCATAGTTCTCAATGAGAGAGGGGCAAAAGACGCACTGCAATATTCAGAAATATCTTATTTAGGCCTACCCTTTAGTATATCTGAAACTTTCCAGCAACGCAATGGAAATTCATCTATTGAAGAAAACTTACAGCGTTTGGAGCAAATTCAAAACCTGGCAGTGAAGGCAAATCGCAATTTATTGGTATATATTTCCATGGCTTTTGGAAATCCTTACGGCGACCCTTGGAACACCGAAATAGCCCTACAATGGACAGAACGGATATCGAAGATGGGAATTGAATACATTTCCCTTGCTGATACCATAGGAAGTTCTACACCGGAATCTATATCCTACATGTTCAAAGCCTTGATACCGGCATTTCCAAAAGTAAAATTCGGAGCCCATTTGCATACAACACCTGATAAATGGGAAGAAAAAGTTGAAGCTGCATATAACAATGGAGTTAGGAGATTTGACGGGGCTTTAAAAGGGTTTGGAGGATGTCCGATGGCATCGGATAAACTTACCGGGAATATGCCAACAGAGAACCTCTATTCATGGATTAACAACCATGATTCCGTTTATTGGTTAGATCCCAGTGCATTTGGAGAAGCCATGGCTGTTGCCAACGAAATTTTCACTCAATACCATTAA
- a CDS encoding isoaspartyl peptidase/L-asparaginase — translation MNMFSLVIHGGAGTITRAAMSPEKELAYKQALDQALQVGENILREGGTALDAVEKVAISLEDCELFNAGRGSVFTAEGKHEMDACIMRGDNLEAGAVAGISNVKNPVQLARAIMEKSEHVFLTGQGALEFAKINGIAMEPDAYFYSAFRYEQWQEAKADGKIQLDHTEKKFGTIGAVALDQYGNLAASTSTGGMTNKRWGRVGDSPMVGAGTYANNRSAAISCTGHGEFFIRGVVAYDVACLIEYQGLRLQEACEKVILDKMVKLGGEGGLVGVDSQGNTAMVFNSEGMYRGMVTHNTKRTVLIYSDSN, via the coding sequence ATTAATATGTTTTCGCTAGTAATTCACGGTGGAGCCGGCACCATAACAAGGGCAGCCATGTCGCCCGAAAAAGAATTGGCCTATAAGCAAGCGTTGGACCAGGCCTTACAAGTGGGAGAGAACATTCTTCGTGAAGGAGGAACTGCTTTAGATGCTGTTGAAAAGGTGGCTATTTCACTGGAAGATTGTGAGTTATTTAATGCGGGTCGAGGATCAGTATTTACTGCGGAAGGCAAACATGAAATGGATGCATGTATCATGCGAGGTGACAACTTAGAAGCAGGAGCGGTTGCAGGGATTTCCAATGTTAAAAATCCGGTACAACTTGCCAGGGCAATTATGGAGAAATCGGAACATGTATTTTTAACCGGACAAGGAGCTTTGGAATTTGCCAAAATCAATGGAATAGCTATGGAACCTGATGCGTATTTCTATTCCGCCTTTCGTTATGAGCAGTGGCAGGAGGCAAAAGCCGATGGAAAGATACAATTAGACCATACCGAAAAAAAGTTTGGAACGATTGGTGCTGTAGCGTTGGATCAATATGGAAATTTAGCAGCCTCTACCAGTACAGGGGGAATGACCAACAAACGTTGGGGAAGGGTTGGAGATAGTCCCATGGTTGGTGCAGGAACTTATGCTAACAACCGAAGTGCTGCAATCTCCTGCACCGGCCACGGTGAATTTTTCATTCGCGGAGTAGTAGCATACGATGTAGCATGTTTAATAGAATATCAGGGACTACGGTTACAAGAAGCCTGTGAAAAGGTTATTTTAGACAAAATGGTCAAGCTGGGTGGGGAAGGCGGTTTAGTGGGTGTTGATAGCCAAGGCAATACCGCCATGGTATTTAATTCAGAAGGAATGTACAGAGGAATGGTAACCCATAATACCAAGCGGACAGTTTTAATTTATTCAGATTCAAACTAA